The sequence below is a genomic window from Sinorhizobium terangae.
TGCCGCTTTTCATCGCGCTGATCCTGATCACCTTCGTGCCGGCGATCACATTATGGCTGCCGGGCGTCGTCGGACTGATCCGCTGATGGCAGGAGCGCCCATGCACGCGCGTCTCGCCCGGCTCTACGGCCAACGTGATCTGAGGCTCGAGGCCGAGGATGTCGCAGAGCCCGGCGAAGGCGAGGTGCTGCTGAAGATGGCGGCCGGCGGCATCTGCGGTTCCGATCTTCACTACTACCAGGATGGCGGCTTCGGCCCCATCCGGGTGCGCGAGCCGATCATCCCCGGCCACGAGGCTGCCGGCTATGTTGCTGCGCTTGGGGCCAACGTGTCCCGACTTGCAGTCGGCGAGTTGGTGGCGATCAATCCGAGCCAGCCCTGCGGCGCGTGCCGCTTTTGCGCGGAGGGGCTCGCTATTCATTGCCTCAACATGCGGTTCCTGGGCAGCGCCATGCGTTTCCCGCACACGCAGGGCATGTTCCGCGATTGGCTCGTCGTGCCAGTGAGCCAATGTTTTGCCGCGGGCGCACTCATCAGTGCCGGCGAGGCGGCCTGTGCCGAGCCGCTCGCGGTTTGCCTTCACGCCGTGGCGCAGGCCGGGGACCTCAACGGCAAAAAGGTGCTCGTCACCGGCGCCGGGCCGATCGGCGCGCTCGTGGTCGCGGCCGCCCGCCATGCGGGTGCCGGGACGGTCGTCGTGACGGACCTTGCCGATGCGGCGCTTGAGCGGGCAATGGCGATGGGTGCGGCCCGGGCCGTCAACGTCCGGCGCGAGCCGGCGGGCCTTGCCGCCTACGAGGTGGACAAGGGCCAGTTCGACGTGGTTTTCGAATGCTCCGCGGCCGAACCGGCCCTGCGCGGCGCGATCGCCGCGGTCAGACCGCGCGGTCTGATCGTGCAGGTCGGCGTCACGGGCGACATCACCCTTCCGCTCAACGCGATCGTCGGTAAGGAATTGCGCCTCGTCGGATCGCAGCGCTTCGACCGCGAGTTCGCGTTGGCCGTCGACCTCATCGCCCATCGCCGGATCGATGTCCGGCCGATCATTTCACACAGCTTTCCGGTCGAGCAGGCGGTCGCGGCCTTCGAACAGGCCGGCGACCGCTCCGTTGCCTGCAAGGTGCAACTGACATTTCTTTGCTAGGTGAACTCTGTGCGCTGGAACGGATTCGAGCGATCTTGGGACCGCCCCTGTCACGGCACCAACTTTCAGTGGACGGCGAACGCCTGCAAAGTCCTGCCCTCATAATACCGCTCTGACCTACTGCATGATTCCTTAAATCGGAATCGATTTAAGGGTAAAATCACGCAGCAAATCAAAGTGCTACAGCGGCCTTGGCGCGTCGGGTTGGACGCGCGGCGCTGTAAGCCTCCCTTCAGATTTGCTCGCTTCTGGCTATCACCCGCTCCATCGCAGGAATGTTGCAAATCGTTTTGCAAAACGATTTGCAAAACGATTTGTAATCGCTTATTCAACAAGACATGACAACGATTGCTAAAGTCGCGAAACGAGCGGGCGTATCTCTGACCACGGTCTCTCATGTGTTGAATCATGCAGACCGCGTTTCGCTAGAAATGCGTCGGAGGGTAGAAGCGGCGATAGCCGAGCTGGGCTACGTACCGAACCCCCAGGCACAGAGCCTGCGCACGGGGCGGACCAACCTGGTGGCAATGTTGATCCCGGATATCCGCAACCCTTTCTATCCGGAACTCGTGAAAGCCGCGCAATCGGATCTCGAGGCGACGGGGCTGGATCTTTTGATCTTCAACACCGACGTTCCCGGCGGTCACTCGCAGGAGCACAGCCACCAATATCTGAAACAGATACGCAACCGCCGGATCGATGGATTGATCGTCGGCGACTTTGCGCTGCATGGCATGCACGACACATTGATCGGCATAGACATTCCCACCGTCTTCATCGGTGACCTGCCCAATGCGGCGGTCGACAGCGTCAAGATCGACGATTTCGGCGGCGGCTACCAGATGGGTGCTTACCTCGCCAGGAAAGGCCACAAGCGCGTCGCGCAGGTCACGGGCCCGTCCTTCTTTGCCGAGGCCATGGCAAGAGCGGCGGGTTTCGAGCAGGGACTGCGCGATCACGGGGTCGAACCGATCGCCGAGCTGCGGCGCGAGGGCACCTATCTCAGCCCATCGGGACAGGAGGCCGTGGGTTGGCTGGTGGAGACCCATGGCGACCGCCTGCCTTCAGTCATCTTTTTCGGCAATTATCTCATGGCGGCGGGTGCAATCGCCGAATTCCATGACCGCGGCATTCGCATTCCCGACGACGTTGCGATTGCCGTTTTCGGCGACCAGCCACAGCTCGAATATGTGCGGCCGCGCATCGCGCGTGTCGGCAACAGCCCTTCGCTGCTTGCCCATCGAGCGGCCGCCATGCTGCTCGAACGGTTGTCGGGCGAGTATTCAGGGCCGCCTCGCTCGGAGGTGATCCCCTGCATCCTTCACGCCTTCGATACGGCGTAAGGCGAAGCCGTCCCCGGAGGAGGAGCCCCGGGGGTATTTACCAGCAAAACCCGGGAGGAAGTAATGAGTGACAAAAAGAAGGCATTTCCGACACTGACGCGACGCGGCCTGCTCAAGGGCGGTGCGGCGGTGGCCGGCGGCATCGTCGGCCTCGGCGGATTTCCCTATATCAATCGCCTGGCGGTGCGGGCACAGGAAACGCCGCTGAAGTTCTGGCAGTTTTATGCGCCCGGTGGACCGGTGGCGAGCCAGGTCGAATGGTTCGAAAAGACGGTCGCGGACTGGAACGACAGCCACCCGCAGAAGATCGAGCTCGAGTTCATTCCGAACTCCGAGTATATCAGCGGTCCGAAACTGGCAACCGCGTTTGCCTCCGGCGAAGGGCCCGACATCTTCATCATCTCGCCGGGCGACTTCCTGCGCTACTACAATGGCGGCGTCCTCAAGGACCTGACCCCCTTCATCGACGAAGCCACCAGGGCGGATTTTCCGGAAAGCGTCATCGCCAACCGCATGGTGGACGGCAAGGTCTTCGGCATCCCGATGGAGGTCGAACCGATGGCCATGTACTATTCGGTCAAGGCATTCGAGGAGGCTGGCCTCAACGAGAACGACGTTCCCAAGACGTGGGAGGAGTTGCTGGAGGTCGCCAAGAAGCTGACGACACCCGAGCGCTTCGGGGTGATGTTCGAGACCCAGCCGGGCTATTACCAGAACTTCACGTGGTATCCCTTCCTCTGGCAGGGCGGCGGCGAGTTCCAGACGGCGGACGGCAAGAGCAGCTTCGATTCACCGGCCACCGTGCAAGCGCTCAAGTTCTGGCAGGATGCGATCAACAGCGGCGTGGCGCCCCGCCAGATCATGGGTGCGGGCGGGCATGACACCATCGCCAACCTCGCATCTGGCTATGTCGCCATGCAGAACGTCGGCATCTGGGGCATTTCGCAGCTTCAGAGCAATGCCAAGGACTTCCAGTACGGCGTCTTCCGGCTGCCCACCCCGCCGAACGGCAAATATGTGACCGTGGGTGGCGGATGGGCGTTCGTTGCCAATGCCAAAGGCCGCAATTCCGACGCGGCGGGCGAATTCTGCGCCTGGGCGCTCGCCTCCAAGGAACAGGGCTCGATCGATCGGGTCGCTACCTGGTGCACCAAGGGGAAATCCGACATGCCGCCGCGCAACAGCGCGCTGAAGGCTGGCGGCGAGGCCTTCTCGTCGGGCATGATCGGCACGTTCGCCAAGGAGATCCATCCCGGAACCCGGGCGGAGCCGCGCGTGCCGCCGGAGGTCTACAAGATCATCTCCGACGCGATCCAGCAGACGCAACTGGGCGGCGCCGATCCGCAAGCCACGGCGACGGCCGCCTCCCAGCAGCTCGACGCGTTCCTTTCGAGCTACCAGGGCGCGCCGATCCTTTGACGGCCAAACCGGCGGCCGCATTCGATGCGGCCGCCTCAGCAAGCTGGGAATGACGTCATGACAACGATTGCCGAAACGGCCGCGCGGCGCAGGCACGCCGGCCGGACTCGCCTTTCCGCCAAGCACCGCGAGTGGATCGCGGGCTATCTGTTCGTTTTGCCGGACGCATTGGGACTGCTCGTTTTTCTCGGCGTGCCGATGGCACTCTCCCTCGCGCTCAGCGTCTTCGAGGTGAACGGTTTCGGCGGCTATTCCTTCGTCGGTGCGAAGAATTACCTGCGCATGTGGAACGACCCGTTGTTCTGGAAGGGCGCGAAGGTGACCGCCCTCTATGCCGTCATGCTGGTCCCGCTGCTCTACGCATGCGGGCTGGGCCTTGCCCTTCTGGTCCAGCGCACCGACCGCTTCAACACCGTCATGCGTTCGATGTTCTTCGCACCGCACATGGTCAGCCTCGTCGTCGTCGCGCTTGTCTGGCAGTTCATGGTGGTCGACAAGATCGGCGTGGTCAGCAGACTGACGGCCGCACTCGGCATCGGCGGTTTCTCTTTCCTCGGCGACCCCAACTTCGCGCTCATCACCATCGTCCTGGTCAGCGTCTGGTTCCTGATGGGGTTCTACATGCTGATCTTCCTGGGCGGTCTGCAGGACATTCCCCGCCAATATTACGAAGCGGCGATGATCGACGGGGCCGGCGCCATCGCCCGCTTCTGGTTCATCACGCTGCCGCTTCTCAAACCCACGAGCTTCTTCGTGATCATGGTGTCGATGGTGGCAGCCGTCGCAGGCGCACAGGCCTTCGACATCATCTACGTCATGACCAAGGGCGGGCCTGCCAACGCCACGGCGGTGCTGATCGTCTACATCTACCAGCAGGCCTTCGGCTTCGGCGCCTTCGGTTATGCGGCGGCCATGGCCTCCATCCTGGTCGTGGCGCTCATGATCGTGACAGCGGTGTTCTTTGCCCTGACGCGAGGAGGACGTTTCAACCATGAGCAGTAAGCGCCCCCAGCCCTATTTCTCCCGGTCGCAGGTCACGCTGGTGCGTGGCGTCTGGATGCTGGTGACGGCCAGCCTCGCCTTCATGACGCTGTTTCCGCTCTTCTGGATGGTGTCGATCGCCTTCAAGCCGGCGGCGGAGTCGTTCTCTTCGAACCTCATCCCGCAATCGCCGACCCTCGACAATTTCATCTATGTGCTGACCGCCGTTCCATTCATCCGCTACATGACCAACAGCTTCCTGGTGTCGGCCGCGGTGACGATCGTGGCGCTGTTCTTCCACACCATGGCCGGCTATGCGCTGGCGCGGCTGAGATTTCCCGGCCGCGAGGTGCTGTTTCTCTCGATCTTCTCGACATTCCTCGTCTCGCTGCCGGTGATCATTGTGCCGCTCTTCGTCATCGTCAAAGCGATGGGCATGCTCAACTCCTACGCGGGGTTGATCATCCCGGCGATCTTCAATGCCTTCGGCATCTTCCTGCTCAGGCAGTATTATCTGTCGCTGCCGAAAGAGATCGAGGAGGCCGCACGCATCGACGGCGCGGGTTACTGGCGGATCTACTGGAGCGTCATCCTCCCGCTCAGCCGTCCCATCATGTCAGCACTGGCGATCCTGTTTTTCCTGGCCAACTGGAATTCGTTCCTCTGGCCGCTCACCATCACCTCGGACCCCAATCTCTGGGTCGTCCAGCTCGGGATTGCGAATTTCAAGAGCCAGTATTCCGCATCGTGGAACTACATGATGGCCGCCGCCACCATCGTCGCGATCCCGACGCTCATCCTCTTCGTGATCTTCCAGAGGCAGATCATGGATTCCCTCAAGACCAGCGGACTCAAGTAAGCCGCGACAGCACATTGCACAGGAGACATTCGAATGACCAATGCCGGCCTCTCGCCCCTTCGCGGTCTCGCGAAGCTGCGCAACGCGAAAACGCGCCGCTTCTCCAGCTACGACCGCACCGGCGGCAATGACGACAGGCTGCATATCGAACCCGGCAAGACGGTGGTGATCGGCGAGCACGAAGGCGCCGGCATCATCACCCATATCTGGGCGACGCTCGCATGCGAGAGCGAGGATTTCCTGCGCAAGATCGTGCTCAGGGCCTATTGGGACGGTGAGACGGAGCCGAGCATCGAGGCGCCCATCGGCGATTTCTTCGGCATGGGCCATGCCCGCACCGCCAACTATGCCAGCCTGCCGATGCAGGCGAGCCCGGAGGACGGCAAGGCCTTCAACTGCTACTTCCCCATGCCCTTCGGCTCGCACATGAAGTTCACCGTCACCAACGAGGCGGAACACGACCTCCTCTTCTACTACTACATCGATCTCGAGCTTCACGATGTTCTCGAGGAGGACATGGGCCGCTTCCACGCCCATTACCGCCAGGCACGGCCGGCGGGTATGAGCGAAGCCGGCCTGACCAACGAACAGTTCCTCTTCGGCGGCGAGAACGTCGACGGCCGGCAGAATTACACGATCCTCGCAGCCGAGGGGCGCGGCCATTACGTCGGCGTCCTCTACAGCGTCTATTCGCGTCGTCGCTCGGATGTCTGGGATTGGTACGGCGAAGGCGACGACATGATCTTCATCGACGGCGAGCAGGGATTGTCGGTGCCCGATACGGTTCGCAAGCCCGATCCGCGCATCGGTCCCAAAGCGGCGTTGATCGAACCGCGGCCGGAGTCGGAGCCGGGCGACAATGATGCCTGGCCGCCGACCCTGCACGGCACGGGCACGGAAGACTATTTCAACACCGCCTGGTGCCCGACCCAGGACTATAGCGCCCCCTATCACGGCATCATCGCAGCCGGCGGCCCCAACTGGACCGAGCCGGTCACGCTCTACCGCTGGCATATCGAAGACCCCGCTATCTTCCAGAAGAGCATTCGGGTGACAATCGAACATGGTCATGCCAACCGCCGCGCCGACGATATCTCCTCCGTCGCCTTCTGGTACCAGGCAGAGCCGCACAAGCCCTTCGGCAAGTTCCCCGATGTCGCGGAGCGGGTGCCGACCTATCGCCGCCCGTTCCACAACATGGAAGCGGCAATGAAGAAAGCGAGAGGGTGAGATGGCCAGCGTCGAAATCAGGAATGTGGTCAAGCGCTATGGTTCACTGGAAGTCGTTCATGGTGTCTCGGCAGAGATCGCCGACGGCGAATTCGTCGCTTTGGTGGGCCCATCGGGCTGCGGCAAGTCCACGCTTCTGCGCATGATCGCCGGCCTTGAGGAAATCTCCGACGGAGCGGTCGTGATCGGAGGGGACATCGTCAACGAGGTCGCTCCGAAGGACCGCAACATATCGATGGTCTTCCAGAACTATGCGCTCTACCCGCACATGACCGTTGCGGAGAACATGGCCTTTGCACTTCGCCTCGCTCGACTCCCGAAGGACGAACAGAAGAAGAAGGTCGGCGAAGCGGCTACCATGCTTGGCCTGGAGGGTCTGCTCGACCGTTATCCCGGCCAGCTCTCGGGCGGCCAACGCCAGCGCGTCGCCATGGGCCGGGCCATCGTCCGCCGCCCGGAAGTCTTCCTGTTCGACGAACCGCTCTCAAATCTCGACGCAAAGCTCCGCGTGCAGATGCGTGCCGAGATCAAAGGTCTGCACCAGCGCCTGCGCACCACCAGCATCTACGTGACGCATGACCAGATCGAAGCCATGACGATGGCCGACCGCATCGTCGTGATGCGCGACGGCAATGTCGAGCAGATCGGGACGCCGCTGGAGCTTTTCGACAATCCTCGCAATCTCTTCGTCGCGAGCTTCATCGGCAGTCCTGCGATGAATTTCATCAAGGGCGAGGTTGTCGACGGCACGTTCCGAGGGCCCGGCGGCTTCGTTATTCCTGCCGCCAATCTGGCTCATAGCGCACCGGCCGTCGCGGGAATAAGGCCAAACAAGCTGCAAATCGGCGCCACCGGCCCCTCCGCCAAGGTGCTGATCGTGGAACCGACCGGCGACGAAACACACCTTCTGGTGGAGCTTGGCGGAGCACAACTGGCAATGCTGCTTCGCGAGCGCGTCAGCCTCGCACCCGGCGACCAGATCGGTCTCGCCTTCGCTTCCGCGGACGTCCACTTCTTCGACGATCAGAGCACGCTCCGACTTGGCAGGGGCGACCCAAAAGGGGCACCGTGCAGCCACTGATGCAGTGCTTTTGATGTGTGGTTGCTGTAGCTGCCAGTTTTGCAAAGCTCTGAGGGCCGGCCTGCTCGCGGACGGGCTGTTGCTTCGTTGTGTTCCGCTCTCGCAGACAAGTCCGACGCCCGTCCCTGCCAATCGCATGCGTGGCACCAGGGATGAAAGCATCTACACCAGCGCGCCAAGCACCAGCGCCGCATTGGTAAGCTGGTGCAGCAGTTGATCGGCTCCGTGCATTGCCCAGTAGGTCCGGATCGTCGCAGCCTTCCCCATCCTCGCAGCGAAGGAGGTTTCTTTGTTCGGCGGCGCGCCTTACGGTTGCCTCTTCCGATTTCCTTCTCGGGCGAGCTCGCCTATGAGCTTGCGGTTCCGGCCGGCTACGGTGAAAGCGTCGCCGTTGCGTTGATGGAAGCCGGAAAGGGCCACGGCATCATGCCCTACGGTGCCGAGGCGCTCAGTGTTCTGCGCATTGAAAAAGGCCATGTGACGCATAACGAGATCAACGGCACGGTTATCCCGGCCGATCTGGGCTTCGGCAAGATGGTCTCGGCGACCAAGCCCAATTTTATCGGCAAGGCGATGCTGCAGCGCGAGGGGTTGGCTGCGCCCGACCGGCCGCAACTGGTGGGCGTCGTGCCGCTCGACCCGAAGCCGTCGTTCCGCAGCGGTTCGCACATTCTCGCCAAGGGAGCGGCGGCCACGCTCGAGAACGACGAGGGCTATGTGACCTCGAGCGCCCATTCTATCGCGTCCACTATCACACCGGTTCCGGGTGGCGTCGGACCGATGACCATCGCCATGCTAATGGCCAACCGCGTGATTGCCGCTTACAGAGCCTCCAGGGTGAAACTTCCCGAGCAGCTTTCAACGCTGATATCTGGTTGACTGCAGGCCGCTACAACACGCTTCTACGTCGCAAGCCCGACCATGAAAAAAGGTTGCCGCCGGTATCTGCTCGACTTGCAGCCGAGTCGGGGCCTGGGAGGCAGACGGGAAATCTGAGTTCGGACGGTGATGACTTTCGCTCTCCGAAGCGATGTCGGGGAAGCGTGTTACATTACTCAGCCTCGATCCCAACCCGCGCGTAAGCTTCTGGCGGAGCATCATTGGCGCGCATGAGATCCTGCATGAGACGGGTCATTGCCCCCTCGATCTCCGGGGAGACAAGGGGCGTATTCTGTCCCGGATCATTAGCAAGATCGTAGAGCCGGGTTTCACTCTCGAGAAGCGCGCCGGGACCGTAGTTGTCGTACATCGGCGACCGCTCTATCACCGGTACCTTGAGGACAGGGGCTCCCTTCGTGAACGGCAACGGCTGTTGAAGCGAGGCTCCGGCGAGTTCCTCCGGGGTGAACGGCTCCCAGATGTGCGTCGGCATCAGTGTGTATTGATAGAGCTCCTGCGAGCGAGGGTCTGGCGGGAAGCGGTGATAGGTGTATCGTCCGTCGGTCGCGTTGATCGCGCCACCGAAATAGCCGAAGAGGGCGCCGCGCCGCAGCGAGCGATCGGCGTCGAACAGTGGCAGCAGGGAATGCCCCTCCATCTCGGCAACGGCCGGAACGCCGAACAGATCGAGGAATGTTGGCGCGAGATCGATGGTCTGGGTCAGAGCCGAACGCCGAACGCCCGCGCTTCCCGGGCGGCGCGGATCGTAGGCGAAGAGCGGGATATGCACGATCTCCTCATACATGTTCATCCGGTTCTTGGCCCAGAAATCGTGCTCGCCGAGCAGAAAGCCGTGATCGGTCGTGACGACAAGTGCGGTGTCGCGCCAAAGGTCGTGCTGATCGAAATAATCGAGTAGCTGCCCGATGAGGAAATCGCAAAGCGCAACGAGGGCGTAATAGTTGGCGCGCAGTTCCTCGCACTCTTCCGGCAGTTCGTCGACGCGGCCGTAGCGTGGCCAGTCGCGAATCGGGCCGTTCCAGCCCGTCGTGAATGCCTCGCGAAACCGCTCCGGCGCAGTGAAGGGCTCATGGGGGTCGAACGTCTCGATCTGCAGGAGCCAGTTGTCCGCTGTCCTGTTTCGCTCGATAAACTCCAGGCCGGCGGCGAAGCATTGCATCGACGGGAAGTCGCTCTCCTCCTTGATGAACTCGCGGTTCACGATGTTGCGGCGAAACTTGTCGCGTGCCGACTGGCTGAATTGCCGCTCATGATACATCTGACGCAGGCGTTCCCAGGGTGGCTGCACCATCGCCTTCCACGGATCGCCCTCCTGCCCGCGGATGAAATCGTAGCTGTCATACCGGGTGTGATAGGTGGCGCCACCGTCCTCGAAATAGTGGAAGTGGTCGGTGACCAGATGGCTGTAACAGCCGGCCTCACGCAACAGCTCGGGAAAGGAATTGTCGAACGGCTCGAGTGGCCCCCAGCTCCGGTGAAGGAAGCTGAGCCGTCCAGTCTGCAGGTCGCGGCGCGCCGGCATGCAGGGCAGGCTGCCGACGTAGTGGCGCTCGAACGTCGCGGCACGCCCGGCCAGTCGGGAAAAATTGGGCGTCGGGACCCGCTGCCCCCGGTATGGGGCGAGCACGTGACGGTTGAGCGAGTCAAAGAGTACGAACACGGCGTTCATCGTGTCTCGGCTGTCCCTCATTCAGAGCTGCCGAAAGCAGCATGTCGTGCGAACGTCCCAGCCTCCCATTCTCGCCGAAAAGAGCTCGGCCGCAACCGGATTGTAATGGCCCCGGGGACCACCCCACCACCTGCAGGCGATCAGCGCGAGCTATCGGCTATGGTCGGCTCGCCTCTGACCGCGCCGTGCGTCTTATCAGACGGGCAAAGGTCGCCGTAACACTCTCAACTGCTGCATGTTTTTATCCTTCAATCGGATTCGATTTAAGGAAAACATTCAGTAGAGGTCTCAGCCGGTGCGGCCGGCGCGCTTGACGAGCATGGCGATGAACGGCACGTCGTCGCCCGAGATCGTGTCGATGAGGCCGTCGGCGATCCATTGCACGAGGTCCGGCAGGGGATCGCGTCCGCCCCGCCAATACTCGGCGAGCATATCAGGGCGAGGCACGTGTACGCGGTTGCTGAGGCCTGCTTCATGCAATGCCTTCGCATCGTCGGGGTGGAGCATGTCGAGCTCAATCGAAACCGAACTCGCCCTGCACGCCTTCAAAACCCCCACGAGGTCGGCATGGCGAGCGTGGGTGATGGCTTCGGTCCTGAGGTCCGGATGCCGCTCGACCGCACGCTTCAGCATCACATGGTCGAAGCCGATGACAATGACCCGGTCGAGACTACCTGTCGATCGCAGTAAGGCTGCCACCTGATCAACAGCTATGTCCGGGCGCTCTGCCTCCTTGATCTCGAGCACAATACCCATGTTATGCACCTTCGCCCAATCGAGCGCCTCCGCCACGGTCGGTATCTTCGTTCCGGCGAAGGCGGGATGAAACAAGGCCCCCGCATCCAGGCTGCGGATCTGCTCGAGGTTGAGGTCGGCCACAAAGCCGTGTCCGTTTGTCGTCCTGTCGACAGTCAGGTCGTGCAGGATGATCGGCTCACCGTCGGCGGTCAGCACCACGTCGATCTCGACCGTGGTCGCCCCTGCAGCCTTTGCCGCTTCGAATGCCGGCAACGTATTCTCCGGGTAATGGAGGCTGTAGCCGCGGTGGCCACAGACATGGACACGTCCCGCTTCGCGGGCAAGGAAGCTGAAGGCCATATTCGAGATCCTACATCGTTATGACACGACTTCCAGACCGTGCGCCCTGACTGTTTCGCGAACAACAAGCTCAACCGGCACGTAGGCCGAAATCGGCGGCGAGTCGGGATCGGCGAGGCGCCGGTCGAGTATCGATACGACGTCATGGGCAATTCGCCGTGGATCCTGCCGCAGAGTGGTCAGACGGTAGGAAGCCCATGCGGCGACGGGCACATCGTCAAAGCCGATGACTGAAACGTCGGCGGGCACGCGCAAGCCCGCACCGCGAAAGTGGTCGAGCGTTCCGAATGCCATGAGATCGTTCACGCAG
It includes:
- a CDS encoding carbohydrate ABC transporter permease — translated: MSSKRPQPYFSRSQVTLVRGVWMLVTASLAFMTLFPLFWMVSIAFKPAAESFSSNLIPQSPTLDNFIYVLTAVPFIRYMTNSFLVSAAVTIVALFFHTMAGYALARLRFPGREVLFLSIFSTFLVSLPVIIVPLFVIVKAMGMLNSYAGLIIPAIFNAFGIFLLRQYYLSLPKEIEEAARIDGAGYWRIYWSVILPLSRPIMSALAILFFLANWNSFLWPLTITSDPNLWVVQLGIANFKSQYSASWNYMMAAATIVAIPTLILFVIFQRQIMDSLKTSGLK
- a CDS encoding sulfatase-like hydrolase/transferase, producing the protein MNAVFVLFDSLNRHVLAPYRGQRVPTPNFSRLAGRAATFERHYVGSLPCMPARRDLQTGRLSFLHRSWGPLEPFDNSFPELLREAGCYSHLVTDHFHYFEDGGATYHTRYDSYDFIRGQEGDPWKAMVQPPWERLRQMYHERQFSQSARDKFRRNIVNREFIKEESDFPSMQCFAAGLEFIERNRTADNWLLQIETFDPHEPFTAPERFREAFTTGWNGPIRDWPRYGRVDELPEECEELRANYYALVALCDFLIGQLLDYFDQHDLWRDTALVVTTDHGFLLGEHDFWAKNRMNMYEEIVHIPLFAYDPRRPGSAGVRRSALTQTIDLAPTFLDLFGVPAVAEMEGHSLLPLFDADRSLRRGALFGYFGGAINATDGRYTYHRFPPDPRSQELYQYTLMPTHIWEPFTPEELAGASLQQPLPFTKGAPVLKVPVIERSPMYDNYGPGALLESETRLYDLANDPGQNTPLVSPEIEGAMTRLMQDLMRANDAPPEAYARVGIEAE
- a CDS encoding glycerophosphodiester phosphodiesterase; translation: MAFSFLAREAGRVHVCGHRGYSLHYPENTLPAFEAAKAAGATTVEIDVVLTADGEPIILHDLTVDRTTNGHGFVADLNLEQIRSLDAGALFHPAFAGTKIPTVAEALDWAKVHNMGIVLEIKEAERPDIAVDQVAALLRSTGSLDRVIVIGFDHVMLKRAVERHPDLRTEAITHARHADLVGVLKACRASSVSIELDMLHPDDAKALHEAGLSNRVHVPRPDMLAEYWRGGRDPLPDLVQWIADGLIDTISGDDVPFIAMLVKRAGRTG
- a CDS encoding carbohydrate ABC transporter permease produces the protein MTTIAETAARRRHAGRTRLSAKHREWIAGYLFVLPDALGLLVFLGVPMALSLALSVFEVNGFGGYSFVGAKNYLRMWNDPLFWKGAKVTALYAVMLVPLLYACGLGLALLVQRTDRFNTVMRSMFFAPHMVSLVVVALVWQFMVVDKIGVVSRLTAALGIGGFSFLGDPNFALITIVLVSVWFLMGFYMLIFLGGLQDIPRQYYEAAMIDGAGAIARFWFITLPLLKPTSFFVIMVSMVAAVAGAQAFDIIYVMTKGGPANATAVLIVYIYQQAFGFGAFGYAAAMASILVVALMIVTAVFFALTRGGRFNHEQ
- a CDS encoding L-idonate 5-dehydrogenase, with translation MHARLARLYGQRDLRLEAEDVAEPGEGEVLLKMAAGGICGSDLHYYQDGGFGPIRVREPIIPGHEAAGYVAALGANVSRLAVGELVAINPSQPCGACRFCAEGLAIHCLNMRFLGSAMRFPHTQGMFRDWLVVPVSQCFAAGALISAGEAACAEPLAVCLHAVAQAGDLNGKKVLVTGAGPIGALVVAAARHAGAGTVVVTDLADAALERAMAMGAARAVNVRREPAGLAAYEVDKGQFDVVFECSAAEPALRGAIAAVRPRGLIVQVGVTGDITLPLNAIVGKELRLVGSQRFDREFALAVDLIAHRRIDVRPIISHSFPVEQAVAAFEQAGDRSVACKVQLTFLC
- a CDS encoding glycoside hydrolase family 172 protein translates to MTNAGLSPLRGLAKLRNAKTRRFSSYDRTGGNDDRLHIEPGKTVVIGEHEGAGIITHIWATLACESEDFLRKIVLRAYWDGETEPSIEAPIGDFFGMGHARTANYASLPMQASPEDGKAFNCYFPMPFGSHMKFTVTNEAEHDLLFYYYIDLELHDVLEEDMGRFHAHYRQARPAGMSEAGLTNEQFLFGGENVDGRQNYTILAAEGRGHYVGVLYSVYSRRRSDVWDWYGEGDDMIFIDGEQGLSVPDTVRKPDPRIGPKAALIEPRPESEPGDNDAWPPTLHGTGTEDYFNTAWCPTQDYSAPYHGIIAAGGPNWTEPVTLYRWHIEDPAIFQKSIRVTIEHGHANRRADDISSVAFWYQAEPHKPFGKFPDVAERVPTYRRPFHNMEAAMKKARG
- a CDS encoding ABC transporter substrate-binding protein, producing MSDKKKAFPTLTRRGLLKGGAAVAGGIVGLGGFPYINRLAVRAQETPLKFWQFYAPGGPVASQVEWFEKTVADWNDSHPQKIELEFIPNSEYISGPKLATAFASGEGPDIFIISPGDFLRYYNGGVLKDLTPFIDEATRADFPESVIANRMVDGKVFGIPMEVEPMAMYYSVKAFEEAGLNENDVPKTWEELLEVAKKLTTPERFGVMFETQPGYYQNFTWYPFLWQGGGEFQTADGKSSFDSPATVQALKFWQDAINSGVAPRQIMGAGGHDTIANLASGYVAMQNVGIWGISQLQSNAKDFQYGVFRLPTPPNGKYVTVGGGWAFVANAKGRNSDAAGEFCAWALASKEQGSIDRVATWCTKGKSDMPPRNSALKAGGEAFSSGMIGTFAKEIHPGTRAEPRVPPEVYKIISDAIQQTQLGGADPQATATAASQQLDAFLSSYQGAPIL
- a CDS encoding ABC transporter ATP-binding protein, which codes for MASVEIRNVVKRYGSLEVVHGVSAEIADGEFVALVGPSGCGKSTLLRMIAGLEEISDGAVVIGGDIVNEVAPKDRNISMVFQNYALYPHMTVAENMAFALRLARLPKDEQKKKVGEAATMLGLEGLLDRYPGQLSGGQRQRVAMGRAIVRRPEVFLFDEPLSNLDAKLRVQMRAEIKGLHQRLRTTSIYVTHDQIEAMTMADRIVVMRDGNVEQIGTPLELFDNPRNLFVASFIGSPAMNFIKGEVVDGTFRGPGGFVIPAANLAHSAPAVAGIRPNKLQIGATGPSAKVLIVEPTGDETHLLVELGGAQLAMLLRERVSLAPGDQIGLAFASADVHFFDDQSTLRLGRGDPKGAPCSH
- a CDS encoding LacI family DNA-binding transcriptional regulator, which gives rise to MTTIAKVAKRAGVSLTTVSHVLNHADRVSLEMRRRVEAAIAELGYVPNPQAQSLRTGRTNLVAMLIPDIRNPFYPELVKAAQSDLEATGLDLLIFNTDVPGGHSQEHSHQYLKQIRNRRIDGLIVGDFALHGMHDTLIGIDIPTVFIGDLPNAAVDSVKIDDFGGGYQMGAYLARKGHKRVAQVTGPSFFAEAMARAAGFEQGLRDHGVEPIAELRREGTYLSPSGQEAVGWLVETHGDRLPSVIFFGNYLMAAGAIAEFHDRGIRIPDDVAIAVFGDQPQLEYVRPRIARVGNSPSLLAHRAAAMLLERLSGEYSGPPRSEVIPCILHAFDTA